A single genomic interval of Stieleria maiorica harbors:
- a CDS encoding 6-pyruvoyl trahydropterin synthase family protein, protein MTQPTYRVDVTKEQFVFSAAHFITFAGDICERIHGHNYGVRASVEGPLDENRYVVDFIALRDAVLEQTSALDHHVILPRDHAEIKIRSDDHETTAKFRDRRWVFPNEDCVILPVVNTTAEEIARVIAERVREKTKAKFGDAFDWIEVAVDENHGQWGVCRLPWK, encoded by the coding sequence ATGACACAACCCACCTACCGAGTCGACGTCACGAAGGAACAGTTCGTGTTTTCGGCGGCGCACTTCATCACCTTTGCCGGCGACATTTGCGAGCGGATCCACGGGCACAATTACGGCGTCCGTGCCTCGGTGGAAGGCCCCTTGGATGAGAACCGTTACGTGGTGGACTTCATCGCGCTGCGTGACGCGGTACTGGAGCAGACCTCGGCACTGGACCACCATGTGATTTTGCCGCGGGATCACGCCGAGATCAAAATCCGCAGCGACGATCACGAGACGACCGCCAAATTCCGTGACCGGCGTTGGGTGTTTCCCAATGAAGACTGCGTGATCTTGCCGGTGGTCAACACGACGGCTGAAGAGATCGCACGGGTGATCGCCGAACGGGTGCGGGAAAAAACGAAAGCCAAATTCGGCGACGCGTTTGACTGGATCGAAGTCGCCGTGGATGAAAACCATGGCCAATGGGGTGTGTGCCGGTTGCCGTGGAAGTGA
- a CDS encoding triphosphoribosyl-dephospho-CoA synthase: MTGGLASIRLACTCPADAIRWACVLEATAPKAGNVYPGRDFEDLSYLDFVTAAELAASAFDPRPSSFSHGVLEACGRTAERLGTNVNLGILLLLGPLVQTDAAAGESPLNRAQWRDRVVACLDSLTAEDADRLYAAINVAAPGGMGQSDEMDLSGPPPEDFLAAMRHAVSRDRIAKNYADGFADFFHHVVPLVHQSLIDEGDWMGGLTLAHLRLLAAAPDTLIARKFGEDVAREVQRRARFDHRDGEQREAFDRYLRTGTLDRQGQSSRINPGTTADLIAAAVYVLLREAV; the protein is encoded by the coding sequence ATGACCGGCGGCTTGGCATCCATTCGTCTGGCCTGCACGTGCCCCGCCGACGCGATCCGCTGGGCATGTGTCTTGGAAGCGACCGCGCCCAAGGCGGGTAACGTGTATCCGGGACGCGATTTTGAGGACCTGTCCTACCTGGATTTTGTCACCGCGGCTGAATTGGCCGCGTCGGCCTTTGATCCCCGACCGTCGTCATTCAGCCACGGCGTGCTGGAGGCTTGCGGCAGGACCGCCGAGCGACTCGGCACGAACGTCAACCTCGGAATCTTATTGCTGCTTGGGCCGCTGGTTCAGACCGACGCCGCCGCTGGAGAATCGCCGCTGAACCGTGCCCAGTGGCGCGACCGTGTGGTTGCATGTTTGGACTCGTTGACCGCCGAGGATGCGGATCGCTTGTACGCCGCGATCAATGTCGCCGCACCGGGCGGGATGGGGCAGTCCGATGAGATGGATCTGAGCGGACCGCCACCGGAAGATTTTCTGGCGGCGATGCGGCATGCCGTGTCGCGCGATCGGATCGCCAAGAATTACGCGGACGGGTTTGCAGATTTCTTTCATCACGTCGTGCCGCTGGTCCACCAAAGTCTGATCGATGAAGGCGACTGGATGGGCGGATTAACGCTGGCCCATTTGCGGTTGCTTGCCGCGGCCCCCGACACGTTGATCGCGCGGAAATTCGGCGAGGACGTGGCCCGTGAAGTCCAGCGCCGGGCGCGGTTTGACCACCGCGACGGAGAGCAACGCGAGGCCTTCGATCGCTATTTGCGAACCGGTACACTTGATCGCCAGGGACAATCTTCTCGGATCAATCCCGGCACGACCGCCGACCTGATCGCCGCAGCGGTTTACGTCTTACTGCGCGAAGCGGTGTAG
- a CDS encoding alpha/beta fold hydrolase, whose amino-acid sequence MSELSDQFDAPVKRFDVGGHALAYRDVGPTAGESDSAAAPRPTILCVHGNPTWSYYYRGVAQRFGADYRVIAVDHIGCGHSDKPSQSEFAYTLANHQSNLAALIEHLDLSDVVLLAHDWGGAIGLGSVVRCKPRFRGIMLLNTAAFPPPYVPWRIAACRIPVLGTLGVRGVNLFARAAITMAMSRNRMRPAVAANLLKPYDSWANRVAIDAFVRDIPLSKAAPTYQTLVDLENALPSLADLPSLLVWGMKDWCFRPECLRRFQSVWPSASSVEIDDAGHYVIEDAPGETLAAIGQFLDDKIR is encoded by the coding sequence ATGAGCGAACTATCAGATCAATTTGACGCCCCGGTAAAGCGTTTCGACGTCGGGGGGCATGCGTTGGCCTACCGTGACGTCGGGCCGACGGCTGGCGAGTCGGACTCGGCCGCCGCGCCGCGACCGACCATCCTGTGCGTGCACGGAAACCCGACGTGGAGCTACTATTACCGCGGCGTGGCCCAGCGGTTCGGCGCGGATTATCGGGTGATCGCGGTCGACCACATCGGTTGCGGCCACAGTGACAAACCCAGCCAAAGCGAGTTCGCGTACACGCTGGCCAATCACCAATCCAATCTGGCCGCGTTGATCGAACACTTGGACCTGTCCGATGTCGTGCTGCTAGCGCATGACTGGGGCGGGGCGATCGGGCTGGGGTCCGTGGTCCGTTGCAAGCCGCGGTTTCGAGGCATCATGTTGCTCAACACCGCTGCGTTCCCTCCGCCGTATGTTCCCTGGAGGATCGCCGCATGCCGGATTCCCGTCTTGGGCACGCTCGGCGTCCGCGGCGTGAACCTGTTCGCCAGAGCCGCGATCACGATGGCGATGAGCCGCAATCGGATGCGTCCGGCGGTCGCCGCAAATCTGCTGAAGCCCTACGACAGTTGGGCCAACCGAGTGGCGATCGATGCCTTCGTTCGTGACATTCCGCTGTCGAAGGCGGCGCCGACCTATCAAACCTTGGTCGACCTGGAAAACGCCTTGCCGTCGTTGGCCGATCTGCCGTCGCTGTTGGTCTGGGGGATGAAAGACTGGTGTTTTCGGCCGGAGTGTTTGCGACGATTTCAATCCGTCTGGCCGTCGGCAAGCAGCGTCGAAATCGATGACGCGGGGCACTATGTCATCGAAGACGCGCCCGGCGAAACGCTCGCTGCGATCGGGCAATTTTTGGATGACAAGATCCGATGA
- a CDS encoding AAA family ATPase gives MAVRVDARELIQLWELTPSEQNVMLVGRHGIGKSQIIADHFRGRGMTVVPFFLGQMSDPGDLIGLLHKDEHTGRSEFLPPFWWPHDDQPIVLFLDELNRARPEILQSVMELALNKTLAGKKLPAGSVIVSAVNEGDEYQLTDLDPALVSRFNLYEFAPTVEDWLLWAERENVDSRITRFIQKQPQFLDGHGIGGETDEPLSGLAKTPDRRGWARVSKLIEPIESLEGAHIKLVAGIVGSAAANAFRRSLATPLPVSPADVLLELSKHRKTLGKMPLGELLLLNEQILVWISSGKCPVEREEQARKGLLGYLNLLRKRKLDEAVAHLVSILGKPKFESVMEFISESIELTELLTGYMEGIRIE, from the coding sequence TTGGCCGTTCGTGTCGACGCTCGTGAATTGATTCAGCTTTGGGAACTGACGCCCTCGGAGCAAAACGTGATGCTGGTGGGGCGCCATGGCATCGGTAAATCGCAAATCATTGCCGATCACTTTCGCGGTCGTGGGATGACCGTTGTGCCGTTCTTTCTGGGCCAGATGAGTGACCCGGGGGATCTGATCGGGCTGCTTCACAAGGACGAACACACCGGCCGCAGCGAGTTTCTGCCGCCGTTCTGGTGGCCGCACGATGACCAGCCGATCGTGCTGTTTCTCGATGAACTCAATCGGGCACGTCCCGAGATCCTGCAGTCGGTCATGGAACTGGCCCTCAACAAAACGCTGGCCGGCAAGAAGCTTCCCGCCGGCAGCGTGATCGTCTCCGCCGTTAACGAAGGCGACGAGTACCAGTTGACCGACCTGGACCCGGCGTTGGTCTCGCGCTTCAACCTGTACGAGTTTGCCCCGACCGTCGAAGACTGGCTGTTGTGGGCTGAACGCGAGAACGTCGATTCGCGGATCACCCGCTTCATTCAAAAACAGCCGCAATTCTTGGACGGACACGGGATCGGCGGCGAAACCGACGAGCCGCTGTCGGGGCTGGCCAAGACGCCCGATCGACGTGGCTGGGCGCGGGTGTCAAAACTGATCGAACCGATCGAGAGTCTGGAGGGGGCACACATCAAACTGGTCGCCGGCATCGTCGGTTCGGCCGCCGCCAACGCGTTTCGCCGCAGCCTGGCCACGCCGCTGCCCGTTTCCCCCGCGGATGTTCTGTTGGAGCTGAGCAAACATCGCAAGACGCTCGGCAAAATGCCGCTGGGCGAATTGTTGTTATTGAACGAACAGATTCTGGTGTGGATCAGCAGCGGGAAATGCCCGGTCGAACGCGAGGAACAGGCGCGCAAGGGGTTGTTGGGCTATCTGAACCTGTTGCGGAAACGAAAGCTGGATGAAGCGGTCGCCCATCTCGTTTCGATATTGGGTAAGCCCAAGTTTGAATCGGTGATGGAGTTCATCTCCGAGTCGATCGAGCTGACCGAGTTGTTGACCGGTTACATGGAAGGGATCCGTATCGAATGA
- a CDS encoding DUF2201 family putative metallopeptidase, protein MSTSFAKSTARERITQVVEGWFLTEPLLFAAWTMHDVVEHAGIATIRVGHGRIEFNPDFVRSLRRDQLRSVLGFEAMRILLGHPYGRQQPKAELSYLASNLSVQECLRTKLPIPRAREVFGDERYDDQYFEFYYRELAERGSDDESAEEESADDQPEQASSDAADKSGDDQQEPQSPEDEPQDDDSQVDQPSAEANAQQDAANTLESYSDPDQVGMENTGQWDNDDLKRDEINAAVREAAETDGWGTVGGAAKEQLLATLHPKLDYRGVLRNFRQSVLSVRRRLTRMKPSRRYGFAQMGSRYDFTTKLLFAVDVSGSMGHRDLRLGFSVISHFFRYGVESVDVIWFDEDIRGEPVTLRRARSTFEVTGRGGTNFAPVMEFIDQHRDYDGLVVFTDGYAPVPPKPKNTRTRILWLFKDEATYRQMNQGLRPLGRSVFLQESARQ, encoded by the coding sequence ATGAGCACGTCGTTTGCCAAGTCGACGGCGCGCGAGCGGATCACGCAGGTGGTCGAAGGCTGGTTCCTGACCGAACCGCTGTTGTTCGCGGCCTGGACGATGCACGATGTCGTCGAACACGCCGGCATCGCGACGATTCGTGTCGGCCACGGCCGGATCGAATTCAATCCTGATTTCGTCCGGTCCCTGCGCCGCGACCAACTGCGATCGGTGTTGGGGTTTGAAGCAATGAGGATTCTGCTGGGACATCCCTACGGCAGACAGCAACCGAAGGCCGAGTTGTCCTACCTGGCCAGCAATCTGAGTGTTCAAGAATGTCTGCGAACCAAGCTACCGATCCCGCGTGCCAGAGAGGTGTTTGGCGACGAGCGTTACGACGACCAATACTTCGAGTTCTATTACCGGGAACTCGCCGAACGCGGCAGCGACGACGAATCGGCTGAGGAAGAGTCGGCCGACGATCAACCCGAGCAAGCGTCCTCCGACGCAGCCGACAAGTCAGGTGACGACCAACAGGAACCGCAATCCCCAGAAGACGAACCGCAAGACGACGATTCACAAGTCGACCAGCCGAGCGCGGAAGCGAACGCACAGCAGGATGCCGCAAACACGCTGGAATCGTACAGCGACCCCGATCAAGTCGGCATGGAGAACACGGGACAGTGGGACAACGATGATCTCAAACGCGACGAGATCAACGCCGCGGTCCGCGAAGCGGCCGAAACGGACGGCTGGGGCACGGTCGGTGGCGCGGCCAAAGAGCAGTTGCTGGCGACGCTGCATCCCAAGCTGGACTATCGCGGTGTACTCCGCAACTTTCGACAAAGCGTGCTTTCGGTGCGCCGCCGGCTGACGCGGATGAAACCGAGTCGCCGCTATGGATTCGCCCAAATGGGCAGCCGTTACGACTTCACAACGAAGTTGTTGTTCGCCGTCGATGTTTCCGGATCGATGGGGCACCGCGATCTACGGCTGGGCTTTTCCGTGATCAGCCACTTCTTTCGCTATGGCGTCGAATCGGTTGACGTGATTTGGTTCGACGAAGACATTCGCGGTGAACCGGTCACGCTGCGACGGGCGCGCAGTACCTTCGAAGTCACCGGTCGCGGCGGAACGAACTTTGCGCCCGTCATGGAGTTCATTGACCAGCATCGTGACTATGACGGGTTGGTCGTGTTCACCGACGGTTACGCGCCGGTTCCGCCCAAGCCGAAAAACACTCGCACCCGAATATTGTGGCTGTTTAAAGACGAAGCGACGTATCGGCAAATGAACCAGGGCCTGCGGCCGCTGGGGCGATCCGTGTTTTTGCAGGAGTCGGCTCGGCAGTAG
- a CDS encoding penicillin-binding protein activator LpoB, protein MQQTTPMRPTATAASVVVIVAILTAAAGCAGRQYGHLLANDDKDLVGSHAAGAATWNPLVEESVAKLLSRCPPTVQPVTFAAHSGQPVQGLNGPELSTADGLPVDPAVAHQTLTAAPANVCFVGIENKSAEELGDFKEQLYEQIDSQINSNGDFRGISRRMVQTALRETRLRPDALFLPANREAFAAVLGKAGTPVDYLLFANITTGTTDRNKTSQRDYTLTLEMVNVHTGDFLKESAKIRKGYSKSRAGKWWNYGIFDQADG, encoded by the coding sequence ATGCAACAGACAACCCCAATGCGGCCGACCGCAACGGCGGCCTCCGTGGTCGTGATCGTGGCAATTCTGACCGCAGCCGCGGGATGTGCCGGCCGCCAATACGGCCATCTGCTCGCCAACGACGACAAGGATCTGGTCGGCAGCCACGCCGCGGGCGCCGCAACCTGGAACCCGCTGGTCGAAGAATCGGTCGCAAAACTGCTGTCCCGCTGCCCGCCGACCGTCCAGCCGGTCACATTTGCCGCACATTCGGGGCAGCCGGTGCAGGGATTGAACGGGCCGGAGCTGTCGACGGCCGATGGATTGCCGGTCGACCCGGCAGTCGCCCATCAAACGCTCACCGCCGCTCCGGCCAACGTCTGCTTTGTCGGGATCGAAAACAAGAGTGCCGAGGAGCTGGGGGATTTCAAAGAACAGCTCTACGAGCAAATCGACTCGCAAATTAATTCCAACGGCGATTTCCGAGGCATCAGCCGGCGGATGGTCCAAACCGCACTTCGCGAAACCCGTCTGCGTCCGGACGCCTTGTTCCTGCCGGCCAACCGCGAGGCGTTCGCCGCCGTGTTGGGCAAAGCCGGTACGCCCGTCGACTACCTGCTGTTTGCCAACATCACCACCGGAACGACCGATCGCAACAAGACCAGCCAACGCGATTACACGTTGACGTTGGAAATGGTCAACGTGCACACCGGCGACTTCCTGAAAGAGTCGGCCAAGATCCGCAAGGGGTACTCCAAATCGCGTGCCGGCAAATGGTGGAACTATGGCATTTTCGATCAGGCCGATGGGTGA